The following coding sequences lie in one Pseudomonas sp. B33.4 genomic window:
- a CDS encoding helix-turn-helix domain-containing protein: MTIIVRLDVVMATQKIRSKELASLLGITEANLSLLKNGKVKGVKMATLDKLCAALDCQPGDLLEYQKD; the protein is encoded by the coding sequence ATGACCATTATCGTCCGCCTTGACGTTGTCATGGCCACGCAAAAAATTCGCTCGAAAGAGCTGGCCAGCCTGCTGGGCATTACCGAGGCCAACCTGTCATTACTGAAAAATGGCAAGGTCAAGGGCGTGAAGATGGCCACCCTCGACAAACTCTGCGCCGCACTCGATTGCCAGCCAGGCGATCTGCTGGAATACCAGAAAGACTGA
- the mrdA gene encoding penicillin-binding protein 2: MPEPIPIKDHEKETRLVNKRLIACALFVFAVSCALVVRLYILQVVEFDYHSTISENNRVHVLPIPPTRGLIYDRNGVLLADNRPSFNLTITRERATDVNQELDEVINLLHLPAEDRTVFDKAMKQSRHPFTPVTLFYELTEEQIAVLAVNEFRLPGLDVEPQFVRHYPLGAHFAHSIGYVGRINEKESKSLDSVEYRGTQSIGKTGIERFYEAQLHGHVGYEEVETNAQGRVLRVLKHTDPVPGQNIVLSLDIKLQEAAEAALGDRRGSVVALDPSTGEVLAMVSNPSFDPNLFVTGISSKEYSALRDSIDRPLFNRVLRGLYAPGSTIKPEVAIAGLDAGVVTPQTRVFDPGYYQLPDFDHKYRNWNHSGDGWVDMDAAIMRSNDTYFYDLAHKLGIDRLHDYMAMFGLGEKVSLDMFEESPGLMPSQAWKRATRRQAWFPGETVILGIGQGYMQVTPLQLAQATALIANKGVWNRPHLAKTVDGVAPVDEHPMPNILLKDPRDWEQVNHGMQMVMHDARGIARAAAAGAQYRIAGKSGTAQVVAIKQGERYNREKTLERHRDNALFVGFAPAEHPKIAISVMIENGEAGGRVAGPVVRQIMDAWLLDQDGHLKPQYAAPTKAPGDPHV, from the coding sequence ATGCCTGAACCCATCCCGATCAAGGATCACGAAAAAGAGACGCGACTGGTCAACAAGCGGTTGATCGCCTGCGCCTTGTTTGTCTTCGCCGTCAGCTGTGCCCTGGTGGTGCGTCTGTACATCCTGCAAGTGGTGGAGTTCGACTACCACTCGACCATCTCCGAAAACAATCGCGTCCACGTCTTGCCGATCCCGCCAACACGCGGCTTGATCTACGATCGCAATGGCGTGTTGCTCGCCGATAACCGCCCCAGTTTCAATCTGACCATCACCCGCGAACGCGCCACCGACGTCAATCAAGAACTGGACGAAGTCATCAACCTTCTCCACCTGCCAGCAGAAGATCGCACCGTCTTCGACAAGGCCATGAAGCAATCCCGCCACCCGTTCACGCCGGTGACGCTGTTCTATGAGCTGACGGAAGAGCAAATTGCCGTACTGGCCGTCAACGAGTTCCGTCTTCCCGGCCTCGATGTCGAGCCGCAGTTCGTCCGCCACTACCCACTCGGCGCACACTTTGCCCACTCGATCGGTTACGTTGGCCGGATCAACGAGAAAGAATCCAAGAGCCTCGATTCGGTCGAGTACCGTGGTACCCAATCCATCGGTAAAACCGGTATCGAGCGTTTCTACGAAGCTCAGTTACATGGCCATGTCGGTTACGAAGAGGTGGAAACCAACGCTCAAGGTCGCGTACTCCGTGTTTTGAAACACACCGACCCGGTGCCCGGTCAGAACATCGTCCTGAGCCTCGACATCAAGCTGCAGGAAGCTGCCGAAGCCGCTCTGGGTGATCGCCGTGGTTCGGTGGTTGCGCTCGATCCGTCGACCGGTGAAGTGTTGGCCATGGTCAGCAATCCGAGCTTTGATCCAAATCTGTTCGTCACTGGCATCAGCTCCAAGGAATACTCGGCACTGAGGGATTCGATCGACCGGCCGTTGTTTAACCGCGTACTGCGCGGACTTTACGCGCCAGGCTCGACGATCAAACCAGAAGTAGCCATCGCAGGCCTCGACGCCGGTGTCGTGACGCCGCAGACCCGCGTCTTCGATCCCGGTTATTACCAACTCCCGGACTTCGATCACAAGTACCGCAACTGGAACCACAGCGGCGACGGCTGGGTGGACATGGACGCGGCGATCATGCGCTCCAACGACACCTACTTCTATGACTTGGCGCACAAGCTCGGTATCGACCGTCTGCACGATTACATGGCGATGTTCGGCCTTGGCGAGAAAGTCTCGCTGGACATGTTTGAGGAGTCGCCCGGTCTGATGCCATCGCAAGCTTGGAAGCGCGCGACGCGCCGCCAGGCGTGGTTCCCGGGGGAAACGGTCATCCTCGGCATTGGCCAGGGCTATATGCAGGTCACGCCGTTGCAACTGGCGCAAGCCACGGCGTTGATTGCCAACAAAGGCGTATGGAATCGTCCGCACCTGGCCAAGACCGTCGATGGTGTCGCTCCGGTCGACGAGCATCCGATGCCGAACATTCTGCTCAAGGATCCGCGTGACTGGGAGCAGGTCAACCACGGCATGCAGATGGTGATGCACGATGCCCGAGGCATCGCCCGCGCGGCAGCGGCCGGTGCGCAATACCGCATCGCTGGCAAGAGCGGTACGGCGCAAGTGGTGGCGATCAAGCAGGGCGAACGCTACAACCGTGAGAAAACCCTCGAACGGCACCGCGATAACGCCTTGTTTGTCGGTTTTGCCCCGGCCGAACATCCGAAGATCGCGATTTCGGTGATGATCGAAAACGGTGAGGCTGGTGGTCGTGTCGCCGGTCCCGTGGTGCGGCAAATCATGGACGCCTGGTTACTCGACCAGGACGGCCATCTCAAGCCGCAATACGCGGCACCGACCAAGGCGCCGGGTGATCCGCACGTTTAA